The sequence CCAGCTGGGCGCGCTGATGACCCGGGCCGCCGGCCTAGTGGCACCGGTCTGGATCATCGATCCCCAGGAAAACACCGAGGTGCCCAGCGGCAGCGTGAAAATCACCGGCCGCAGCACGTCGCCGGGGGCAAAGCTGCACTGGCAAATCCTGCAGTCCGGGGACGGTGGCAGCAAATCGCCCTTCCTGACCGGAGAAACCACGGCGGCCGCCGGGCAGGGGCAGGCCGGAGTTTTCACGCTGGCGCTCAACCTTCCGCCGGGCGACTATGAGCTCCGGGTGGCCCAGGCAGGTTCCGGCGGGGAGCCGGACCGCAATGAGGACACGAGGTCCTTCAAAGTCAGGTAGCGGTCCACCGGCCAAGGATGTCGCTTGCAAGCACGACGGCGGCGGGACCGGCTGTGGAGGACCGCAGGACGTGGTGCCCCAACAGGGCAGTCACGGCACCTTTGTCGCAGAGTTTCGTTACTTCCCGCGGGCTGATTCCACCCTCCGGACCGACAATCAGAAGGACTTCCAGGATTCCCGCCCGGGCATTCCCCTGCCACTCTTCAAGGACAGCACGCAGCGGGCGCACTGCGTCTTCGTGCAGGATGACTGCCAGGTCAGCGGCCTCCACTGCAGCGGACAGCCCTGCTGTTTCAACCGCTGCCCGGACTTCGGGAATCCAGGCCCGCCGGGCCTGTTTGGCGGCTGCCGCCACGGCGGATTCCCACTTGGCGTGGGCGCGGGCGGCCCTGTCGCCCTTCCACCGGACGATCGACCGTTCCGACTGCCACGGTATGACGGCGTCGATCCCCAGTTCGGTGGCCGTCTCGATCGCCAGCTCGTCACGATCTCCCTTGGCCAGCGCCTGGACCAGCACCAGCCGTACGTCCGGCATTTCATCCGTGGCCACGGCACCGCACTCCACTTCAAGGCCGGAGGGTGCAGCGGAGACGACCTTTCCGGTCATGCGGGTGCCGGCCCCGTCGACGATGTCCACCGACTCCCCCGGCGACAGCCGTTTAACCGTGACTGCGTGGCGTGCCTCGGAACCGTCCAGGACAAAGTGGCCGCCGGGGGCCATTCCGGCCAGCGACCCGGCGGGTGTGAAGAAGACGGGATTGCTCACCGCTACAGGTTACCGAACCGGTCCCGGAGCTTGGCGAACATGCCGCCGCTGGCAGCGAGCTTTCCCTCGGTGATCTGTTCCCCGCGAAGCT comes from Pseudarthrobacter sp. NIBRBAC000502770 and encodes:
- a CDS encoding 16S rRNA (uracil(1498)-N(3))-methyltransferase; translated protein: MSNPVFFTPAGSLAGMAPGGHFVLDGSEARHAVTVKRLSPGESVDIVDGAGTRMTGKVVSAAPSGLEVECGAVATDEMPDVRLVLVQALAKGDRDELAIETATELGIDAVIPWQSERSIVRWKGDRAARAHAKWESAVAAAAKQARRAWIPEVRAAVETAGLSAAVEAADLAVILHEDAVRPLRAVLEEWQGNARAGILEVLLIVGPEGGISPREVTKLCDKGAVTALLGHHVLRSSTAGPAAVVLASDILGRWTAT